From the genome of Triticum aestivum cultivar Chinese Spring chromosome 3B, IWGSC CS RefSeq v2.1, whole genome shotgun sequence, one region includes:
- the LOC123067705 gene encoding probably inactive leucine-rich repeat receptor-like protein kinase At5g48380: MADDTKFLLLFFLLSSSLLCFGSEHDIQCLKSVQQSVIDTDGVLKSTWNFEHETDGFICQFAGVECWHPDENRVLSLRLDNLGLEGPFPQGLQYCSSMTGLNLSNNKFSGPMPTDISRQLQQLTSLDLSHNSFSGSIPPSITNMIYLNLLNLQHNQLSSQIPSQLDLLTRLTTFNVAENLLSGPVPRSLAVFPASNFDGNQGLCDSPLGECSRKRWMPIRINDMSSIRAAVGFVLGFVVAFYFPHCFVCSERLRAYVVRII, translated from the coding sequence ATGGCGGATGATACCAAgttcctccttttgtttttcctcTTGAGCAGCTCATTGTTGTGTTTTGGTTCTGAACATGATATCCAGTGCCTAAAGTCTGTACAACAATCGGTGATTGATACCGACGGTGTACTCAAATCCACATGGAACTTTGAACATGAAACCGACGGTTTCATATGCCAATTTGCTGGTGTGGAGTGCTGGCACCCCGACGAGAACAGGGTTCTCTCTCTGCGACTCGACAACCTAGGACTTGAAGGCCCATTTCCTCAGGGTCTTCAATATTGTTCAAGCATGACGGGCCTGAACCTGTCAAATAACAAATTTTCAGGACCGATGCCTACCGACATTTCACGGCAGCTGCAGCAGCTGACATCTCTGGATCTTTCGCACAATAGCTTTTCGGGATCAATTCCGCCGAGTATCACAAATATGATATATCTGAATCTCCTCAACCTTCAGCATAACCAACTCAGCAGTCAAATTCCGTCACAATTGGATTTGCTTACTCGGTTAACTACGTTCAATGTCGCGGAGAACTTGTTATCAGGGCCTGTTCCTCGTTCGCTAGCAGTGTTTCCGGCTTCGAACTTTGATGGTAACCAAGGGCTTTGTGATTCACCGTTGGGTGAATGCTCCAGGAAGAGATGGATGCCAATACGAATCAATGACATGTCGAGCATCAGAGCGGCTGTCGGATTCGTCCTGGGGTTCGTGGTGGCCTTCTACTTCCCTCACTGCTTTGTCTGCTCCGAGAGGCTCCGTGCCTACGTTGTCCGGATAATATGA